One stretch of Paraburkholderia fungorum DNA includes these proteins:
- a CDS encoding heme-binding protein — protein MLSKPVLTVAETTRILDAARAEAEKHQWAVAIVVTDDGGHPLGMLRLDGAAPSTSYIATEKARTAAIGRRETKVYEDMINNGRTAFLSAPLQGTLEGGVPVIVEGQVVGAVGVSGVKSDQDAQVAKAGIQAIAA, from the coding sequence ATGCTGAGCAAACCCGTGCTGACCGTTGCCGAAACGACCCGAATTCTCGATGCCGCCCGCGCGGAAGCCGAGAAGCATCAGTGGGCCGTCGCAATCGTGGTGACCGACGACGGCGGCCATCCGCTCGGCATGCTTCGTCTTGACGGCGCGGCACCGTCCACCTCGTACATCGCGACGGAAAAGGCCCGCACGGCGGCAATCGGCCGTCGCGAGACCAAAGTCTACGAGGACATGATCAACAATGGCCGCACGGCTTTCCTGAGCGCACCGCTGCAAGGTACGCTGGAAGGCGGTGTGCCGGTGATCGTCGAAGGCCAGGTGGTCGGCGCGGTCGGCGTGTCGGGCGTCAAGTCGGATCAGGACGCGCAGGTCGCCAAGGCCGGTATCCAGGCTATCGCTGCGTGA